ATAAAATAAACGCCCCCACTTGTGATGAAGGCGTTTATGTTTGTTTACTTTACCCGATGACGTAAGGCTCGATACCGGGCAGGCTCTTACCCTCGAAGAATTCAAGACTTGCTCCCCCGCCAGTCGATACGTGGGAGACTTTGTCTTCCATTTTAAACAGGGCTATCGCCGCGGCGGAGTCTCCGCCTCCGACCACTGTAAGCGCGCCCTTCGCCGTCGCATCGGCAAGCGCTTTCGCAACCGCTTCTGTGCCCTTCGCGAACGCCGGCATCTCAAAGACGCCCATCGGGCCGTTCCACAGGACCGTTTTTGCTGAGAGTATCTCCTTCGTGAAGATTTCAGCCGTCTGCGGGCCGATGTCGAGCCCCATCTGGTCCTGCGGAATCGCGTCCGCCGGTACTACATTCGACGGGGCGTCAGCCTTGAATTCCGGGGCGACCACGGCGTCGGCCGGAAGTACGATTTTCACCCCTAGCGTCTTCGCTTCTTCAAGCATTTTGCCCGCGAAGTCGAGCTTCTCCGTTTCGCAGAGCGATTTGCCTATCTCGAGTCCCTGCGCTTTTAGGAAGGTGAAGGCCATTCCGCCGCCTATCAGTATAGTGTCTGCTTTTTTGAGCATATTCTCGACGACGGCTATTTTATCTGAAACTTTCGCGCCGCCGAGGATCAGTACGAACGGTTTTTTCGGGTTGTCGCGCGCCGCAGAAAGCATCGTTATTTCCCGCTCGATAAGCTTTCCGCAGAACGACGGTATCAGCTCCGCCGCCGCGCGCGTCGAAGCGTGCGCCCTGTGCGCGGCGCTGAATGCGTCCATTACAAAAACGTCGAAGTCCTTCACGAGCTTCTTCGCGAAATCAGTGTCGTTCTTTTCCTCTTCAGGATGAAAGCGGACGTTTTCGAGCAGAAGCACTTCCCCGTCCTTCCATTCGGCTACGGCTTCGTCAACTTTCTCGCCGATGCAGTCCGGTACGAAACGCACAGTCCAGCCCGTCAGTTTCGCAAGTTCCTCGCCGACCGGCTCTAGGGTATATTTGAGGTTGACCGTTCCCTTGGGACGTCCGAGGTGCGAGACGAGCGCAATCTTCGCACCTGCTTCGCGCAGCGCCGTCAGAGTCGGAAGATGAGCCTTTATGCGCGTGTCGTCGCTGACTTTGCCGCCGGCCAGGGGGACGTTGAAGTCCACCCTGACCAGAACCTTTTTACCCGCAACGTCCGAGGGAGAAAAGGTCTTCAGGCGCATGGGTTACAGTCCTTTTTTGAGGATGTAGTTCGCGAGGTCTATTACCCTGTTGCTGTATCCGCACTCGTTGTCGTACCACGAGAGCAGCTTTATCATCCTGTCTCCCATAGCCATGGTGTGGCGCGGCGCGAATATCGACGAGTGGGTGTCGCCTACGAAGTCCATAGACACGAGGTCTTCTGGCTCGTACTCGAGAATCCCCTTGAGGTACGTTTCCGCGGCTTCCTTCATCGCGGCGTTCACGTCGTCTGCGGTGGCCGGCTTCTCAAGCATTACTGTGAGGTCTACGACCGAAACGTCGGGCGTCGGAACGCGGAGCGCGAAGCCGTTGAGTCTGCCCTTGAGCTCGGGGATGACTTCGGAAATAGCCTTGGCGGCGCCGGTGCTCGTCGGGATGATTGAGAGGGCCGCCGCTCTTCCGCGCGAGAGGTTCTTGTGCGGGAAGTCGAGCGTCTTCTGGTCGTTGGTATAGGCGTGGACTGTGTTCATAAGTCCTTCTTTGATTCCGAACTTGTCCTGCAGGACCTTGCAGACCGGCGCGAGGCAGTTCGTAGTGCACGAGGCGTTGGAGATTATGTTGTGCTTCGCGGGGTCGTAAATCTCTTCGTTGACGCCCATGACTATCGTCGCGTCGTGGTTCTTCGCGGGAGCGGAGATTATGACCTTTTTCGCTCCGGCGGCGATGTGTGCCGAAGCCTGGTTCGCGTCGGTGTAGCGTCCGGTCGATTCGATAACGAGATCCACCCCCATTTCCTTCCACGGGAGTTTCGAGGGATCGGGCTCAGCGAGCGCCTTGATACGGTGACCGTTTACTACAATGTAATCGCCGTCGACAGTCACTTCGCCCGGGAAACGGCGGAATACCGAGTCGTATTTAAGCAGATACGCGAGCGTAGAAGGCGGAGTAAGGTCGTTGACCGCGACTATCTCAAATTCGTTTTCCTTCCCGTTCGTGAAGAAAGCGCGTAGCGAGAGGCGTCCGATACGTCCAAAACCGTTGATTGCAACCTTATACTTGGCCATAACAAAATACCCTCCTTATAGGTATATCTTCGTTATATTCACCGGGGAGGGACAAAAACGCTTTTATCCCTCCCTCGGTGATTTTGACGCTTTTTTCGCTGTCGGTCAAACCGCCGGAAGTGGTGTGAAGCCGAAGTTTTTCTTAAGCTTTACTCTTCCGTTTCAAGGTCTTCGTGGAGCACGCGCAGAAGCTCGCCTAGAGCCGCGGCGCTCAGCACGTCGCCGTGCGGGCGGTACGGCATCATTCCGTCGAAAAGCTGAGCCACGCCGCCGAGGCATCCGTGGCGCAGGTGCGACGTGAAGGGACGGATGAATATCCATCCGAGGTCTTTTCTTGTTGGATTATATTTCAAATAGGCCGTGATAAACTGCCCGAGGAGCCATGGCCACGCCATTCCGCGATAGCAGGCTTTGATGCGCTGGTCGAGGCGGCCTTCGAAGCGCCCCTTGAATTTATCGTGGCGCGGATCGAGCGTGCGGAGCCCGTATGTGGTATACAGCTCGTTCCAGCATAGGCGGATCACCTTCTGCGCCGTCTCGGGCGAGAGCGGACTGTATGGCAGCGACGCCGCGAGTATCTGGTTCGGCCTGATGGAATTGTCCGTTTTGAAAGTCTCTGGGTCTACGCAGTCGTAGAGTCCGTTCATGTCGAAGCTCCAGAAAGTGTCGTTGAAGGACTTCGCGCACTTCTCCGCCGCGTCTCCGTACTGCTTGTCTCCGGTGAGCTGTTCCGCGGTCTTCAGCGCGTTGTACCAAAGCGCGTTGACCTCGACGAGGTAGCCCTTGCGGGTCACGACGGTTTCGCCGCCGGCGACTGCGCCCATCCAGTGGCGCGCGGTGTCGGATACGGTCAGCTTCAGCAGCATGTTGGAATCGCAGACGATGTCAAGCTGCGGAACGCCGTTGAGATAACGGTCGACGATTTCCTGAACGCCCTTGGCGAGCGCGGCGGCTTCGCAGCCGGCGCCCTTGACGTGGGCGAGATATTTGCCCACGGCGTAGACGAACCAGAGCCCGTTGTCCGCTCCGCCGTTCTCGAACGAACAGCCGCACGCCGAAACGCGCTCCGGCATGACCCAGCCGTTTTTCTCGGCGGCTGTCAGCCAGTATTTGAGAGTCTTGAGCGCGGCTTCCTCGCGTCCGGTCGCCAGCAGAAGGCCCGGCAGCGCTATAAAGGTGTCGCGCGGTTTCGTATCTACTGACGGATAGCCGGTGTATATCGGCGCCACGCTGTCTTCACGGTCGTCGACGAGGTGGTACGACGAGACTATCATGTCCTGCTCCGCGCTGTTGTTGGCGGGGATGTTCGCCTGTTCGAGGATATCCTCGAAGCGCGCCGCAGCCTCGCGCTCCATCTCTGCAAGCTGCTTCTCGGTGAAGCTTTGCGGCTCCTGCGAAAGAACCACGTAGAGGACGTCTCCTTCCGAAAGCTCGTTCGAGATTAGTCCGGGCGACCAGAGATGGTCTACGGACGGCGTGTCGATGCGGTCGTCCTGCTCGTAGATGAGGTTCTCGAACCAGAGCGGCTTCAGCGACCACGTGCCGGAAGTGGCGGATACGCGGCTCGTGTGCCCCTTGCCGGTGATGCTGATGCTGTGGGCGTTGTCCGAGGACACGCTGAAGTCGGCGCCCTTCGATTCTGCGCATACCGAATCGCTGAGCCTGTGCGCCACGAGCGGGCGCAGGTCGAGGCGCACCTTGTCGGGAGCCGCGAGAAGTTCGTATTTAATTACCGTGCATTCTTTGCCGCGCGGCATAAAGATCGATTTTTTCAGGAGGATGCTGTGTATTACGAAGAGCATGCTCGGATATGGATTTCCCTGATATTCCTGAAGGTATCTGTAGCCGTCGGGATAAACCAGATCCTTGTATCTATTTGTCGAAAGCTGATATTTTTTGTTGCGGTCGAACAGAGTTTCTTCGATTTTGCTGACGAGGACGGAGTGCTGCTTTTCTTCTCCGTCCCTGACTACCAGAAGACCGTGTTCCCTTCTCGTGTTGGCACCTATGACCGTGGAGAAGCCGTAACTCCCGCGCCCGTTCGAAATCAGGAACTCTCTCCCGGCGCCTTTGTCGTAGGTGTTAACGTCCGCTTTTCCTAAGTACATTGGCATCATCCCCCTTTAGTTGCGTCTGTAGTAAGTGTTCTAACTTTCGCCATCTATATTCTACCGTACTTTTGCTAATTGGTCTCGGTAAAGTTTGCCCAAGTTCTTTCAAAGATATGCTTGGATTTCGTTTTCTAGCCGCAATGAGTTCGAAAAGCGGTTCCGGAAGCGTCTCGGTTATGCCGAGCTCGTCCATGCGCCGTATCAGCTCCATCTGTCCGCGCGCCGCCTCTATGCTTTTGTTGATGTTCGCGGCGTCGCAGTTGACGAGCTTGTTCGCGTGGCTGCGCATCGAGCGGTATATCGCCGTCTCCTCAAGGCTCAGCGCCGTCTTTACGAGCCCCATGCGAGAGAGCAGCGTTACTATCTGCTGCTGGTCGCGCAGAGTGAGCTCCCGGTATGTGGCGCGCTTGCGCACTCCGACGGTGAAGCCGCAGGACTTCAGTATCGCCTGCAGGCGCTCCGCGGAGCCGTTCGCCGCCTGCGGCCGCATGATGAGATAGTATCCCGCCTTCGGCATGTAGAGCGCGCCGCAGCTTCCGAAGAGCCCGCGCACCCAGCCCCAGTTGCGAGTCCGCTTCGCCGCCGAGCGAGTGGCGGACAGCAGCTCCGCAGCCTGTTTTTTGTCGGCGGCGAATACTATTTTCCCCTTTCTCTGCGTATCGACGAGCCTTATGCCCTGCTGCCCTTCGGCGCGCCCCGCGAAGCATTCGCTCCACAGCCTCATAAGACGCCTCACGGCGAAAAGCCTCGGCGAGAGGAAGAAGAGCTCTTCCCCGCGCGCGCGGAAAGGAAGCCCGTCCATTATCCCTGCGGCTTCGTCGCGCCCCTGGCGTTCCGCCTGCGCCGCCCCCCATTCGTCCCATATCGTCCTGTTTAAGCTTTCCATACTAACGCCTCAGCTTCTTCTGTTGCCGCGCACGATTTCCATTATCGTCTCGGAAAGGTGCTTGGCGTTGTGACGCAGATATTTCCCGTTCTTTACCTCGCAGTAATCGCCGTATATTATCTCGCTGCCGAGCGACTCAAGGTAGTTCTCTTCCTTCGCGGAGAGGTAAAGCGGCTCCGCGCCGATCTTCGCATAGCGGCTGACGAACTCTTCCGGGATGGCCGACTGGTTGGCGAGTATATAGTCGGGCACGGTTCCGAGGACGCCGGCGATCCAGTCTACGTGCGCGACGATGTTCATCCCCTCGGTCTCCTTGGGCTGAGTCATAAGGTTCGCTATATAGACTATCGGGACCTTCGCGTCGCGCAGCATGGCCGCCGTTTCAGAGAGGAGCAGATTCGGCATTACGCTTGTGAACAGGCTGCCTGGGCCGAGCACTATTATCTCCGCCTCAGAAAGCGCCCGCTTGACGGCGTCGAGCGGCTCCGCGTCTGATGGTTCTATCCAGAGTTTAGCCAGTTCCTTTCCGTGGTCCGATATTTCCAGTTCGCCGGAGAGAAGCTCGCCCTCTTTCGTCTCGCCCTTGAGCACGACGTTTTCCGTAGTGACGGGAAGCACCTGCCCGCGTATGGCTAGCAGCTTGTTGAGTTCTTCGACCGCGCGCTGAAAGTCCCCCATCATTTCGGTGGTCGCCAGCAGGATGAGGTTGCCGAGGCTGTGCCCTTTGAGCTCTCCCCTGTCGAAGCGGAAATTCAGCAGACTGTTGAGCGAGCTGTCGTTCTCTGCGAGAGCGACGATGCAGTTGCGTATGTCGCCAGGCGGCAGCATTCCCCACTCCTGCCGGAGCCGGCCGGAGCTGCCGCCCTCGTCCGTGACGGCGACCACCGCAGTGATGTTGCGAGTGAAGCCTTTGAGCCCGCCAAGCAGCGTCGAAAGCCCGGTGCCTCCGCCGATCGCGACTACGCGCGGACCAAGCGAAAGACGGTATTCCATCGCGTTGGTGATTATGCGGCTTTTTGAATGCTTCGCGCGGCGCAGCCGCAGCCGCCGCGACGATGCGAGATACACCGCCGCCCCGCCCGCCGCGAAGGCGGCTATAAAGACGATGAAAAATAGGACTCCGTTCACCGAACGCTGCCCTTGTCTATGTCGCGGTGGTTGACGACGACACGCTTGCCGGACGCCGCGACGGCGGCCCCGACTATTTCGGCGACCGCGACGGAGCGATGGCGTCCGCCCGTGCAG
The window above is part of the Cloacibacillus sp. An23 genome. Proteins encoded here:
- a CDS encoding phosphoglycerate kinase — translated: MRLKTFSPSDVAGKKVLVRVDFNVPLAGGKVSDDTRIKAHLPTLTALREAGAKIALVSHLGRPKGTVNLKYTLEPVGEELAKLTGWTVRFVPDCIGEKVDEAVAEWKDGEVLLLENVRFHPEEEKNDTDFAKKLVKDFDVFVMDAFSAAHRAHASTRAAAELIPSFCGKLIEREITMLSAARDNPKKPFVLILGGAKVSDKIAVVENMLKKADTILIGGGMAFTFLKAQGLEIGKSLCETEKLDFAGKMLEEAKTLGVKIVLPADAVVAPEFKADAPSNVVPADAIPQDQMGLDIGPQTAEIFTKEILSAKTVLWNGPMGVFEMPAFAKGTEAVAKALADATAKGALTVVGGGDSAAAIALFKMEDKVSHVSTGGGASLEFFEGKSLPGIEPYVIG
- the gap gene encoding type I glyceraldehyde-3-phosphate dehydrogenase, with the translated sequence MAKYKVAINGFGRIGRLSLRAFFTNGKENEFEIVAVNDLTPPSTLAYLLKYDSVFRRFPGEVTVDGDYIVVNGHRIKALAEPDPSKLPWKEMGVDLVIESTGRYTDANQASAHIAAGAKKVIISAPAKNHDATIVMGVNEEIYDPAKHNIISNASCTTNCLAPVCKVLQDKFGIKEGLMNTVHAYTNDQKTLDFPHKNLSRGRAAALSIIPTSTGAAKAISEVIPELKGRLNGFALRVPTPDVSVVDLTVMLEKPATADDVNAAMKEAAETYLKGILEYEPEDLVSMDFVGDTHSSIFAPRHTMAMGDRMIKLLSWYDNECGYSNRVIDLANYILKKGL
- a CDS encoding amylo-alpha-1,6-glucosidase — translated: MYLGKADVNTYDKGAGREFLISNGRGSYGFSTVIGANTRREHGLLVVRDGEEKQHSVLVSKIEETLFDRNKKYQLSTNRYKDLVYPDGYRYLQEYQGNPYPSMLFVIHSILLKKSIFMPRGKECTVIKYELLAAPDKVRLDLRPLVAHRLSDSVCAESKGADFSVSSDNAHSISITGKGHTSRVSATSGTWSLKPLWFENLIYEQDDRIDTPSVDHLWSPGLISNELSEGDVLYVVLSQEPQSFTEKQLAEMEREAAARFEDILEQANIPANNSAEQDMIVSSYHLVDDREDSVAPIYTGYPSVDTKPRDTFIALPGLLLATGREEAALKTLKYWLTAAEKNGWVMPERVSACGCSFENGGADNGLWFVYAVGKYLAHVKGAGCEAAALAKGVQEIVDRYLNGVPQLDIVCDSNMLLKLTVSDTARHWMGAVAGGETVVTRKGYLVEVNALWYNALKTAEQLTGDKQYGDAAEKCAKSFNDTFWSFDMNGLYDCVDPETFKTDNSIRPNQILAASLPYSPLSPETAQKVIRLCWNELYTTYGLRTLDPRHDKFKGRFEGRLDQRIKACYRGMAWPWLLGQFITAYLKYNPTRKDLGWIFIRPFTSHLRHGCLGGVAQLFDGMMPYRPHGDVLSAAALGELLRVLHEDLETEE
- the whiA gene encoding DNA-binding protein WhiA, with the protein product MESLNRTIWDEWGAAQAERQGRDEAAGIMDGLPFRARGEELFFLSPRLFAVRRLMRLWSECFAGRAEGQQGIRLVDTQRKGKIVFAADKKQAAELLSATRSAAKRTRNWGWVRGLFGSCGALYMPKAGYYLIMRPQAANGSAERLQAILKSCGFTVGVRKRATYRELTLRDQQQIVTLLSRMGLVKTALSLEETAIYRSMRSHANKLVNCDAANINKSIEAARGQMELIRRMDELGITETLPEPLFELIAARKRNPSISLKELGQTLPRPISKSTVEYRWRKLEHLLQTQLKGDDANVLRKSGR
- a CDS encoding gluconeogenesis factor YvcK family protein, yielding MNGVLFFIVFIAAFAAGGAAVYLASSRRLRLRRAKHSKSRIITNAMEYRLSLGPRVVAIGGGTGLSTLLGGLKGFTRNITAVVAVTDEGGSSGRLRQEWGMLPPGDIRNCIVALAENDSSLNSLLNFRFDRGELKGHSLGNLILLATTEMMGDFQRAVEELNKLLAIRGQVLPVTTENVVLKGETKEGELLSGELEISDHGKELAKLWIEPSDAEPLDAVKRALSEAEIIVLGPGSLFTSVMPNLLLSETAAMLRDAKVPIVYIANLMTQPKETEGMNIVAHVDWIAGVLGTVPDYILANQSAIPEEFVSRYAKIGAEPLYLSAKEENYLESLGSEIIYGDYCEVKNGKYLRHNAKHLSETIMEIVRGNRRS